The Caproicibacterium amylolyticum genome includes the window GGGGCAGCCGCGAACGCTGCCGGGGCGGACACGCCTGCTGCCAACACTGCTGCCATCAGTACGGATACGGCCTTTCCTGCTTTTTTCATATCTCTCGACTCCTTTTTATAGTTAGATTATGGCTAATAATGTTCGGTTTGTCAAATTTATTGTATATCCTGAAATTGGAAATGTCAACTGGCGCTTTACTGCGACAATTTGTCGGACTCATTTTTCTGAGTGCGCCGTTCCAGCTCGTCAAGGGACAGGCCGAGGGCAGCGCAGATGTCTGCAATCGTCCGATAACTGGGATTGCTATTATCACCACTTTCAATCGCGTGTAGGGTGGAAACAGCGTGGCCGCAGCGCCGGGCGAGTTCTGACAGCGATAAGTCTTGTTCTTCCCGTTCTTCCTTTATAACGTCTTTCAGCATAATATTTACATTCCTTTCGGTATGTGGTAGAGTGTTCGTAGATGAGGTATTCTCCGTCCTAACAAGAACCACTACCACAATGATACCTAGAATAATTACACTAAAAAGTAAAAATACTCCCGTCGTTACCCCGATGGAAACAAACTTTGTATAAAAGTCGGAAAACATTTCAATTATCATCCTTTTGTAGATTTTTTATTTTTGAATATAAGAATGGAGTGATTATTGTGGAGATGAACTATAGTCAAGTAAGTAGACACAATAATTAGGGAAAACATACTGGAAACAGGAATTAAGCCTGATTCCAGAACAGTTCTTCTTTCTCGTTAGGTGTTAGCATTCGAAGAGAGCCATGAGGCCTTCTTGAGTTATAGTATCCTTCAATATATTGGAATATGGACAACTGTAATTCCTGTAGGGAGTGATAAGCTTTCCTGTTGGTTTCTTCTTTTTTTAGATATTTGAAGAAACTTTCACAGCAAGCATTATCAAAAGGATAGCCCTTTTTGGAAAATGATTGCACAACATTAAGAGAATCTAGAAGCTGTCGAAATGAAAAAGCAGTATACTGAGATCCTCGATCAGAATGAAACATAAGTCCAGAAGGGCAGTTTCTTCTATCATAAGCTTTTTTGAACGCAGTCATGACGAGGTCGACATCTGGCTTGCCTGATATGTTCCAGGAGATGACTTTGCGAGAAAATAAATCCATTACAATACAAAGATAATACCATTTGCCGGCAACTTTGATGTATGTGAAATCACTTGCCCAGACAATGTTTGGAGTTTGCTGATTGAACTCCTGGTGAAGGTGGTTGGTACACTCGCCGTTGTCCCGATGCTTATAATTTTTATAAGGTTTTTCGGTGGACATCCGTGGAAGTTTTAGAGTCCTCATCAGTCGGTACACTCGTCCGACACTGATGTTAATGCCATAATCACGCTGGAGAACATAGGTAATCTTGTAAGCTCCAAGACGTTTGTTATAATCTGCATAGATTTTAAGAATAAGCTTTGCAATCGTTTGATTGTCTTTTGTACGATCAGCCGGTTCGGTGTTGTAATGCTTATAGTAAGTACTTCGATTAACGCCAAGAACCTTACAAAGGAGCTTGATATTGTGTTGGAAACGGAGCTTATGAATAGCTTCTAATCGTTGTTTGAGTGTGGCGTGAAGATGGCAATCGCTTTTTTTAGTATAAGGAGTTCCTCCTCAAGCTGAGCATTACGCTTTTGGAGGTCTTTGACCTGCTTAGCAGTTAGTATTTCGCCATCATCCGTTTCGACGATTGAGTATTGTTTAATCCAACGGCCAAGTGCGGTGATAGAAACGCCATACTCTTTACAGAGTGCTGCTTGTGATTTGCCGCCAGATTGATAAAGGTTGACGAGAGTTCGTTTGAAATCTTCGTCATATCGGGTTCCGGTTTTACCAGTGGACATGAGTAAGTGCCTCCTTTTGGGTGTCTACTTAATTATAATTGATAGTTACTTCAGGTGTCCACTTATTTAATATAGATCCAAGACGATAAAGAAAGTGTTAAAATGGTGGAAAACTAATATGCGGTACATCGTAATTTCTGTCTTCATTCCTTTGCTGCTTATTGGAATATTCCCTTTTACAAATGGTGTAAGTATAGGATATGTAATAATTTACTCCATTTTAGCCTTATTAGTTTCATTTGAAATAAAATGTGACCTAGCAAAAAGCATCAGTAAATTTCGTACTTCAATACGCGGCTACCTATGGTTTGGGCTACAACTTTCTGGATTAGCAGTTTTAATATTCGGTATGCTTGCCTTTGAAAACCGTTCGTTTTATGAGAACATTGCTAATCTGAATCAGTATGTTGTTGATATGACTGGAAAATACCTAGATGGTTTTGGCGCTTTACTTGTTTCGGTAATTGTTGTCAGCATTGTATTGTTAGGAGTTTGGCTAGTATTAAGCTTATTTGCTGACGTAAAAATAGTTGTTTTGGTAAATGCGATTTTTACATTTGGAGTAAACTTAATACATCAAATTGTGAATTACATTTTTTCTTTTTTGCCCAATTCTTTTTTTGTTGGGCAAAGTTTTACAGATAAAGAAGCTGAGGTATTTACACAATACTGTCGTGGTATGTCTCCAAAGGGAATGCTTCTTTTAATCCTTAATACATTCTATATGCCGCTGTTTGTAATAGGTGGTATTATTACAATCGTTGGAGTTATAAAAGGCTATCGGCAAAGTTGTAGACAGAATGTTAACAGTTTTAGAGAAATAAAATCAAAAATATTGTAAGCACTTCACCTGCATCCAAATCAGCCATGCGCGCGCTTCATCCTCAATGTACCGACCGGAACGCAACCGGTCATTAATTACCCTCACCCAGTGTACATATTCTTGCTCATTCAGAGGAAGCTTTGCGGTAAGCTGCGGAGCTTCCGCCGTCAGCTGCTGCAGGTAAGCCGCCCGACCATTGGGACTGTCCGGCGGTGCAGGTGCAGCAGTTTTATCTTTTCGCATTACTTTTTCTGCCAGACGTTGTTGCGGAAAAGCCCTTTGCCATGGTTGCGCAAAGTCCAGTCTGCCATAATAAATCCGGCAATCATCACCAGATAGCCGAGAACACAATACAAGGATAGCCAAAGTCCTACCAGCAGAAGCACGGCACCGGCAATCACAGTTGCCCGTGCCGTGCTTTTTTGACGCTTTCGGATATAGTCCGGGTCAAAATTTCTCATCATGAATACCTCCGTGCAGTTTTATTGTGATTGCTGCCAACACAGCGCACAGTACGGCAACGATGTTGGCAGTAACTAAAAATGGTGTGCAGATGCGTAAAAGGACGTAAACAACCAAAGCTGCCATGGTGATTTTTGCAAACAGCCATGACTTCTTTTTCTGATTGTTTGTATCTACGGGGGGAGCAACTAATTGCACTTCCGAAGTCTGCAGATCAATCGCGTCAGCAATAGAAAAGTGTATGTCTAGATCAGCGTCCAGCTTAATTTCGGTGCCTTCCGGCCCGCAGCTGCAGCGCCAGAATGCGTCGTCATGTTGCGTGATTTTCCAGTAGGTCAGGTCAAAATTTACTTGACCGCCGGATGTGTCCATGTGGCGCTCGGCAACGATGTCGCTGACGTGCAGCGGCTTGCCAGTGCATTTGTAACCTGTATCAGTCATTTCCAGTCCCCCTAAATAGCAGTGCTCCGGTGCAGTGCTGCATCTGGTATCGGGATGGTGGGTCACCGAGCAGTGTGCAAAGAGCATTTTTTAAGTCGTATGCGGCGTTAAAGTCCGTTGTTTCCAGCAGCCACAAATGTGTGTGCAGCGGTTTGTCATCGAGCAATGCATCCGCTTTGACAACAAAATATGGCTGACCAGCAAAGTCTTTTCGTACTTCCACCTCAAATGATACAGCTGCAAAATTCTGATTTGATTCAGAATCGTGAATATATACAAACGACTTTCCTGCGACATTTATGCTATGGCCGCAGATTTCAAAAGTTGATGTTTTAGTTCGCATTCAATCCCTCCGTTGCCTCCAAAATGAGATTTTCACAATCTCTTTCATAAGCTTCAATATCGTGGTTAGGCTTGTCCTGCGGCCTAACAGTGGGGGAGGTGTCATACTTTCCCGTCAGAATTTTTGATGCATTGTCCGGGCGCGTAATCCAGTCTATGTCTGCCCGGAACACGCGCTTATCATAGCCTGCAACACGGCCTGTGAGAAAATCACTCCTTTCAACCTGCGTAAACAGCGTGTCCAGGGAACAATGCTGTTGAGAAAGAAACTCCAGCTGATGGTACACTCGCTCTGTATGATTCGGTGTCCAGCCAATGGTTATCGGCTGGGGCAGGGAAGGACACTTCTCTGCAAAAAGCTGCAAAGCAGAATTAACTGTGTTTTGCATGGAGGGGAGGGGTGTTCGCACGTCCCTCCCCTCAGTCTGGATAAAGTCCGTCTGGTTAAGGTCAGTATGGATAGTAGGTAATTTTGACGTTTCTCGCAGGTCATTTTGACTTTTCTCAAGAGTCATTTTTACCTTTCTAGAAGCGTCATTATTACCTTTCTGAATCGGTAATAATGACAGGGGTTCCGGTGCGGATGAGGGGGTAAGTACCTCGTTTTCGGGTGTTTCAGGGATACAATGGGTGTCATTTTTACACATCTGCATATACCTTTCGTACTTTTCAAGCTCTTTGTCACTGTCACTTTCATTGTTAGAGTCCATGTCAACCGAGAATTTTTCGGCATCATCTGCAGCCATTTCGGCGTGCAGTACATAAATGCGATTGCTGCGGCCACACCCTGGTCGTTCTTCTTCAATTAATTTTGCATCGTGCAATTCCTTGAAAGCGTTGCTGACTGTCTTCGGCTGCATCCCCAAAAGGTCAGCAATCGTTTCACGCGGATAGATCAGATAGACTTCGCCATTTTCATTTTTCCAGCCGTGCTTGATGGAGAGTGTCATTCTGTCCAGCAGCAGAGCATAAAGAATTTTGGCTTTCGGTGTCAGTGGTTTGTACTGTGGATTGGCGAAAAGGGCGTAGGGCATACGGATGAACCGTTCCTGCACGGTTTCCTCAATCCTATAACGACGGTTTTTCATAACGTTTCCTCCAATAAAAAAGCACTCCTGATTTTTAGGAGTGCTGCAATTTGCTATCACATATGCCACATTTGCAGTCCAAGTAATGCTAAGAGCACAAACAAGGAAATGACGAGTCCGGCTTTAGCCTTGAAAGATTTTGATTTATGAACTACAATACCTAATACGATAAGATTGATTAAAATGAGCAAGAGCAAAAGTAGAAAAATGGAAATATTGTGCCATGCAATTTTTGAGTTAATCAAAATAATACACCTCCATTGTACAATTTCATCGACTAAGCAATTCCTGTGCAATGTGCTGCAAATATAATCAAAAGCATTCCGACATGATAATTATTCCACTTATAAGCCATGCCAACCAAATTAAACCACAGACTGTACTAGTCTTCTTCAACCTTTCAGTTGCATTTTTTTGGTTCATAAATGCCATTTGGATAAGGCCCAAAAGTCCCAAAATGACGAGATATATAGTAACGAATTCTATTGAAGTCAAAACTGTCACACCTTTCATGAGGAGTAAAATATGAAATACATCAAAAAAGCTGTTGAGTGGCTCAGAAAGCCGAATCAACAATGGATAAAAATAACCACATTCCTGCTTTCAGTCTGCTTAACGGTGTTTTACTTTGTTTTTCCAACGACAGTATGTGGATGGCCATTTTTAATTACCGGCGTAGTAATATTGGTTTTAGCCTTATTTTTCTATTACAGAGAAAAAGAAGCTGAAATTATGTGGTTACTCTGTTCAATCTTTTTCTCTATGTTTGGAGTTGCCTCAGTTTTTATTTGCCTTGAATTCGTAAA containing:
- a CDS encoding helix-turn-helix domain-containing protein, with protein sequence MLKDVIKEEREEQDLSLSELARRCGHAVSTLHAIESGDNSNPSYRTIADICAALGLSLDELERRTQKNESDKLSQ
- a CDS encoding IS3 family transposase (programmed frameshift); its protein translation is MSTGKTGTRYDEDFKRTLVNLYQSGGKSQAALCKEYGVSITALGRWIKQYSIVETDDGEILTAKQVKDLQKRNAQLEEELLILKKANCHLHATLKQRLEAIHKLRFQHNIKLLCKVLGVNRSTYYKHYNTEPADRTKDNQTIAKLILKIYADYNKRLGAYKITYVLQRDYGINISVGRVYRLMRTLKLPRMSTEKPYKNYKHRDNGECTNHLHQEFNQQTPNIVWASDFTYIKVAGKWYYLCIVMDLFSRKVISWNISGKPDVDLVMTAFKKAYDRRNCPSGLMFHSDRGSQYTAFSFRQLLDSLNVVQSFSKKGYPFDNACCESFFKYLKKEETNRKAYHSLQELQLSIFQYIEGYYNSRRPHGSLRMLTPNEKEELFWNQA
- a CDS encoding replication initiator protein A codes for the protein MKNRRYRIEETVQERFIRMPYALFANPQYKPLTPKAKILYALLLDRMTLSIKHGWKNENGEVYLIYPRETIADLLGMQPKTVSNAFKELHDAKLIEEERPGCGRSNRIYVLHAEMAADDAEKFSVDMDSNNESDSDKELEKYERYMQMCKNDTHCIPETPENEVLTPSSAPEPLSLLPIQKGNNDASRKVKMTLEKSQNDLRETSKLPTIHTDLNQTDFIQTEGRDVRTPLPSMQNTVNSALQLFAEKCPSLPQPITIGWTPNHTERVYHQLEFLSQQHCSLDTLFTQVERSDFLTGRVAGYDKRVFRADIDWITRPDNASKILTGKYDTSPTVRPQDKPNHDIEAYERDCENLILEATEGLNAN